A DNA window from Zingiber officinale cultivar Zhangliang chromosome 3A, Zo_v1.1, whole genome shotgun sequence contains the following coding sequences:
- the LOC122053285 gene encoding golgin candidate 6 isoform X2, with product MTGDQLCLISSLLLQKAVQLRCHLGLWEERDDVELIRGALETILSALTPIETAQGQKNVVQPALVNSDLLSRESENISLLLSLLTEDDFYVRYYTLQIITALLTHSPNRIQEEIISIPRGITRLMDMLMDREVIRNEALLLLTYLTRQAEEIQKIVVFEGAFEKIFSIIKEEGDSEGGVVVQDSLELLNNLIRNNASNQMLLKETIGFDPLVSILKLRRGSAYNFTQQKTINLLSVMETVRLLLVGGSTSEPDKDSSRLANQTALAQKKILDYLLLLGIESQWAPVALRSSALRCIGNLVIKNPHNLLILGSKLVGEEPHLEPALSATFRVILRASAIQEFIAADYVLKCFCEGNSDGQEMLASTITQPNSNPIIDSGGSMPFGSMLLQALLSNGANGDLEKCARAACVLSHILKNNLKCKELVLKVELEAPVPSLSSPEPLMHRVMKYSAIAASSGSIDEKQNHKSEGDLYIQPLILQLLVTWLADCPNAVNCLLESPGHLTYLLSLVSNPQAGIAVQGLAAIILGECVLYNRNNETKRDAFSVADALSQKVGLSNFFLKFDELQKFLSHLSTEGQHSQSLGRSSAASMAEAEDVENVGTNHKHEHPVLLEMFDSTFIRYVDKLEAEIRESILGIYSNTKNKVAVLPAELEQSDKETDRDYIKRLKIFVASQCNEMQDLLCRNATLAEELVRTGGATISTISQEPSSGRERVLNESHRRELQEARRCAQILTAEKAKIEDEANNYRNLAAKLESDLKSLSDAYNSLEQVNFRLESEAEELRKGGRVQHPDIETIKAEAREAAEKESEAELNDLLICLGQEQSKVEKLSTRLTELGEDVDSLLEGLGDEAGLEGDDEDEDDGK from the exons ATGACAGGCGATCAGCTATGCTTAATCTCCAGTCTCTTGTTGCAGAAAGCAGTACAGCTCAGATGTCATTTGGGGCTATGG GAAGAACGTGATGATGTTGAGTTGATACGAGGTGCACTAGAGACTATTCTGAGTGCCTTAACTCCCATAGAAACTGCACAAGGGCAGAAAAACGTGGTTCAACCAGCTTTAGTGAATTCAGATCTTCTTTCCAGAGAATCAGAGAATATTTCTCTTCTTCTAAGTTTATTG ACGGAGGATGACTTCTATGTCAGATATTACACCCTTCAGATTATAACTGCCCTTCTCACACATTCTCCCAATAG AATACAAGAAGAAATTATTTCCATTCCTCGTGGCATAACTAGGTTAATGGATATGCTTATGGATCGTGAG GTCATTAGGAATGAAGCCTTACTTCTGCTCACTTATTTGACACGTCAAGCAGAG GAGATTCAAAAAATTGTAGTGTTTGAAGGTGCATTTGAAAAGATATTTAGTATTATTAAAGAAGAAGGGGATTCTGAAGGAGGTGTGGTTGTGCAG GACTCTCTTGAATTGCTGAATAATCTCATTCGTAATAATGCATCCAATCAG ATGTTGCTGAAGGAGACTATTGGATTTGATCCTCTAGTATCGATATTGAAACTTCGTAGAGGCAGTGCTTACAATTTTACTCAGCAGAAG ACAATAAATCTGCTTAGTGTAATGGAAACCGTTCGACTGCTTCTGGTTGGAGGTTCAACTAGTGAACCAGATAAAGATTCTAGTAGGCTTGCAAATCAAACTGCATTAGCTCAG AAGAAAATTTTGGACTATCTTTTACTCTTGGGGATTGAAAGTCAATGGGCTCCAGTTGCTTTGCGTTCTTCA GCATTGCGATGCATAGGGAATTTGGTTATTAAAAATCCTCACAATCTCCTCATCCTTGGAAGTAAGTTAGTTGGAGAAGAACCTCATCTCGAGCCTGCCTTGAGTGCCACATTTCGTGTCATTTTACGTGCCTCTGCTATTCAGGAATTCATAGCAGCTGATTATGTCCTCAAATGCTTCTGTGAG GGTAATTCTGATGGTCAAGAAATGTTGGCTTCCACGATAACACAACCAAATTCCAATCCAATTATTGATTCTGGTGGTAGCATGCCTTTTGGAAG TATGCTTTTGCAAGCTCTACTCTCAAATGGGGCTAATGGAGATCTTGAG AAGTGTGCCAGGGCTGCATGTGTTCTTTCTCATATACTGAAGAACAATCTCAAATGCAAGGAACTG GTTCTCAAGGTTGAGCTTGAAGCACCAGTACCATCATTAAGTTCCCCAGAGCCTCTTATGCACCGTGTCATGAAGTATTCGGCTATTGCAGCCTCATCAGGAAGCATTGATGAGAAGCAAAACCACAAATCTGAGGGAGATTTATACATTCAACCTCTTATTCTCCAATTACTGGTCACCTGGCTAGCTGACTGCCCAAATGCTGTGAACTGCCTATTAGAATCACCAGGACATCTTACCTATTTGCTAAGTCTAGTATCAAACCCACAAGCAGGTATTGCTGTTCAGGGTTTGGCTGCTATTATTCTTGGAGAATGTGTTCTATACAATAGAAATAACGAGACCAAAAGAGATGCCTTTTCTGTGGCTGATGCTTTGAGCCAAAAGGTCGGGTTAAGTAACTTCTTTTTGAAGTTTGATGAGCTACAAAAATTCCTTTCACATCTTTCCACAGAAGGTCAACACAGCCAGTCGCTTGGAAGATCTAGTGCAGCTAGTATGGCAGAAGCTGAAGATGTTGAAAATGTTGGTACAAATCATAAGCATGAGCACCCTGTCCTACTGGAAATGTTTGATTCAACGTTCATTAGATATGTGGATAAGCTTGAAGCAGAAATTAGGGAGAGCATTTTAGGGATATATAGCAATACGAAAAACAAGGTTGCAGTACTGCCAGCTGAACTGGAGCAAAGTGATAAAGAGACTGATAGAGATTACATCAAGAGATTGAAAATATTTGTTGCTTCACAATGCAATGAGATGCAG GACCTGTTATGTCGCAATGCTACTTTAGCTGAGGAATTGGTGAGGACTGGCGGTGCGACCATATCAACCATTTCCCAAGAACCCAGCAGTGGCAGAGAGAGGGTTCTGAATGAATCTCATCGCCGAGAGCTTCAGGAGGCAAGACGATGTGCTCAGATTCTTACAGCTGAGAAAGCAAAGATCGAGGATGAAGCCAACAACTACAGAAATCTTGCTGCAAAGCTGGAGTCTGACCTGAAAAGTTTGTCAGATGCTTACAACAGCTTGGAGCAGGTGAACTTCCGTCTCGAATCCGAGGCAGAGGAGTTGAGGAAAGGTGGAAGGGTCCAGCATCCTGATATTGAAACAATCAAAGCAGAAGCAAGAGAAGCAGCCGAGAAGGAGAGTGAAGCTGAACTGAATGATCTACTTATTTGCCTGGGACAAGAGCAAAGTAAGGTGGAAAAGCTCAGCACTAGACTGACAGAGTTGGGTGAGGATGTGGACTCACTCCTTGAAGGATTAGGCGATGAAGCTGGACTTGAAGGTgatgatgaggatgaggatgatgGGAAATAg
- the LOC122053285 gene encoding golgin candidate 6 isoform X1 — protein sequence MDFKIGRLNLNAVAQGVGGLVFGNENSTSNEDSYIEKYLDRISNGVLGDDRRSAMLNLQSLVAESSTAQMSFGAMGFPVLLNVLKEERDDVELIRGALETILSALTPIETAQGQKNVVQPALVNSDLLSRESENISLLLSLLTEDDFYVRYYTLQIITALLTHSPNRIQEEIISIPRGITRLMDMLMDREVIRNEALLLLTYLTRQAEEIQKIVVFEGAFEKIFSIIKEEGDSEGGVVVQDSLELLNNLIRNNASNQMLLKETIGFDPLVSILKLRRGSAYNFTQQKTINLLSVMETVRLLLVGGSTSEPDKDSSRLANQTALAQKKILDYLLLLGIESQWAPVALRSSALRCIGNLVIKNPHNLLILGSKLVGEEPHLEPALSATFRVILRASAIQEFIAADYVLKCFCEGNSDGQEMLASTITQPNSNPIIDSGGSMPFGSMLLQALLSNGANGDLEKCARAACVLSHILKNNLKCKELVLKVELEAPVPSLSSPEPLMHRVMKYSAIAASSGSIDEKQNHKSEGDLYIQPLILQLLVTWLADCPNAVNCLLESPGHLTYLLSLVSNPQAGIAVQGLAAIILGECVLYNRNNETKRDAFSVADALSQKVGLSNFFLKFDELQKFLSHLSTEGQHSQSLGRSSAASMAEAEDVENVGTNHKHEHPVLLEMFDSTFIRYVDKLEAEIRESILGIYSNTKNKVAVLPAELEQSDKETDRDYIKRLKIFVASQCNEMQDLLCRNATLAEELVRTGGATISTISQEPSSGRERVLNESHRRELQEARRCAQILTAEKAKIEDEANNYRNLAAKLESDLKSLSDAYNSLEQVNFRLESEAEELRKGGRVQHPDIETIKAEAREAAEKESEAELNDLLICLGQEQSKVEKLSTRLTELGEDVDSLLEGLGDEAGLEGDDEDEDDGK from the exons ATGGATTTCAAGATTGGCCGCCTTAATCTCAATGCTGTCGCCCAG GGTGTTGGTGGACTTGTTTTCGGTAATGAGAACTCTACTTCAAACGAAGATAG CTATATTGAAAAGTATCTCGACCGTATAAGCAATGGTGTACTAGGAGATGACAGGCGATCAGCTATGCTTAATCTCCAGTCTCTTGTTGCAGAAAGCAGTACAGCTCAGATGTCATTTGGGGCTATGG GATTTCCTGTTCTTCTTAATGTTCTAAAGGAAGAACGTGATGATGTTGAGTTGATACGAGGTGCACTAGAGACTATTCTGAGTGCCTTAACTCCCATAGAAACTGCACAAGGGCAGAAAAACGTGGTTCAACCAGCTTTAGTGAATTCAGATCTTCTTTCCAGAGAATCAGAGAATATTTCTCTTCTTCTAAGTTTATTG ACGGAGGATGACTTCTATGTCAGATATTACACCCTTCAGATTATAACTGCCCTTCTCACACATTCTCCCAATAG AATACAAGAAGAAATTATTTCCATTCCTCGTGGCATAACTAGGTTAATGGATATGCTTATGGATCGTGAG GTCATTAGGAATGAAGCCTTACTTCTGCTCACTTATTTGACACGTCAAGCAGAG GAGATTCAAAAAATTGTAGTGTTTGAAGGTGCATTTGAAAAGATATTTAGTATTATTAAAGAAGAAGGGGATTCTGAAGGAGGTGTGGTTGTGCAG GACTCTCTTGAATTGCTGAATAATCTCATTCGTAATAATGCATCCAATCAG ATGTTGCTGAAGGAGACTATTGGATTTGATCCTCTAGTATCGATATTGAAACTTCGTAGAGGCAGTGCTTACAATTTTACTCAGCAGAAG ACAATAAATCTGCTTAGTGTAATGGAAACCGTTCGACTGCTTCTGGTTGGAGGTTCAACTAGTGAACCAGATAAAGATTCTAGTAGGCTTGCAAATCAAACTGCATTAGCTCAG AAGAAAATTTTGGACTATCTTTTACTCTTGGGGATTGAAAGTCAATGGGCTCCAGTTGCTTTGCGTTCTTCA GCATTGCGATGCATAGGGAATTTGGTTATTAAAAATCCTCACAATCTCCTCATCCTTGGAAGTAAGTTAGTTGGAGAAGAACCTCATCTCGAGCCTGCCTTGAGTGCCACATTTCGTGTCATTTTACGTGCCTCTGCTATTCAGGAATTCATAGCAGCTGATTATGTCCTCAAATGCTTCTGTGAG GGTAATTCTGATGGTCAAGAAATGTTGGCTTCCACGATAACACAACCAAATTCCAATCCAATTATTGATTCTGGTGGTAGCATGCCTTTTGGAAG TATGCTTTTGCAAGCTCTACTCTCAAATGGGGCTAATGGAGATCTTGAG AAGTGTGCCAGGGCTGCATGTGTTCTTTCTCATATACTGAAGAACAATCTCAAATGCAAGGAACTG GTTCTCAAGGTTGAGCTTGAAGCACCAGTACCATCATTAAGTTCCCCAGAGCCTCTTATGCACCGTGTCATGAAGTATTCGGCTATTGCAGCCTCATCAGGAAGCATTGATGAGAAGCAAAACCACAAATCTGAGGGAGATTTATACATTCAACCTCTTATTCTCCAATTACTGGTCACCTGGCTAGCTGACTGCCCAAATGCTGTGAACTGCCTATTAGAATCACCAGGACATCTTACCTATTTGCTAAGTCTAGTATCAAACCCACAAGCAGGTATTGCTGTTCAGGGTTTGGCTGCTATTATTCTTGGAGAATGTGTTCTATACAATAGAAATAACGAGACCAAAAGAGATGCCTTTTCTGTGGCTGATGCTTTGAGCCAAAAGGTCGGGTTAAGTAACTTCTTTTTGAAGTTTGATGAGCTACAAAAATTCCTTTCACATCTTTCCACAGAAGGTCAACACAGCCAGTCGCTTGGAAGATCTAGTGCAGCTAGTATGGCAGAAGCTGAAGATGTTGAAAATGTTGGTACAAATCATAAGCATGAGCACCCTGTCCTACTGGAAATGTTTGATTCAACGTTCATTAGATATGTGGATAAGCTTGAAGCAGAAATTAGGGAGAGCATTTTAGGGATATATAGCAATACGAAAAACAAGGTTGCAGTACTGCCAGCTGAACTGGAGCAAAGTGATAAAGAGACTGATAGAGATTACATCAAGAGATTGAAAATATTTGTTGCTTCACAATGCAATGAGATGCAG GACCTGTTATGTCGCAATGCTACTTTAGCTGAGGAATTGGTGAGGACTGGCGGTGCGACCATATCAACCATTTCCCAAGAACCCAGCAGTGGCAGAGAGAGGGTTCTGAATGAATCTCATCGCCGAGAGCTTCAGGAGGCAAGACGATGTGCTCAGATTCTTACAGCTGAGAAAGCAAAGATCGAGGATGAAGCCAACAACTACAGAAATCTTGCTGCAAAGCTGGAGTCTGACCTGAAAAGTTTGTCAGATGCTTACAACAGCTTGGAGCAGGTGAACTTCCGTCTCGAATCCGAGGCAGAGGAGTTGAGGAAAGGTGGAAGGGTCCAGCATCCTGATATTGAAACAATCAAAGCAGAAGCAAGAGAAGCAGCCGAGAAGGAGAGTGAAGCTGAACTGAATGATCTACTTATTTGCCTGGGACAAGAGCAAAGTAAGGTGGAAAAGCTCAGCACTAGACTGACAGAGTTGGGTGAGGATGTGGACTCACTCCTTGAAGGATTAGGCGATGAAGCTGGACTTGAAGGTgatgatgaggatgaggatgatgGGAAATAg